One genomic window of Actinoalloteichus hoggarensis includes the following:
- a CDS encoding MFS transporter, with translation MPEMTVAALRRSRVAVAVLFFVNAFGYANIVPRLPQLKSTLELSNSALGLGIAAMPAGALAAGLLAGPLAARLGSGRLAVLSGVALGAIVPTASLAGAWWGFALTMFSLGAVDSVMDAASNAHGLRVQRRYRRSVLNSFHGVWSLGAVAGGVVGSAAAGFDIPLGPHLLVVGAAVAVPALLCLPHLLPGAEDSERAAESADGRSTTGDAATSRGHIGRVLVLLGLVMMAACAVEDTPASWGAVLLQDSYHAPAALAGGAYVAFQSAMMAGRLLGDRMTDRFGHLRVGRVGGLLIAVPLAIALPLGSTPLLIAAFALAGLGTATLFPSAIHAAGSIPGLRSAHAVAVVSWFARVGFLIMPPVIGIIADAVDLRQAMGVLPLLGLFLVWQSRIFDPARLRRSART, from the coding sequence ATGCCGGAGATGACGGTCGCCGCGCTGCGGCGGTCGCGAGTGGCGGTGGCGGTGCTCTTCTTCGTCAACGCCTTCGGCTACGCCAACATCGTCCCGAGGCTGCCGCAGCTCAAGAGCACCCTGGAGCTGAGTAACAGCGCGCTCGGACTGGGCATCGCCGCGATGCCCGCGGGAGCGCTGGCCGCCGGGCTGCTGGCGGGTCCGCTGGCCGCCCGCCTCGGCAGCGGCAGACTCGCCGTGCTCAGCGGAGTCGCGCTCGGCGCCATCGTGCCGACGGCCTCCCTCGCGGGCGCCTGGTGGGGCTTCGCCCTCACGATGTTCTCGCTCGGCGCCGTCGACTCGGTGATGGACGCGGCGTCGAACGCGCACGGGCTGCGGGTGCAACGCCGCTATCGACGGTCGGTGCTCAACAGCTTCCACGGAGTGTGGAGTCTCGGTGCCGTCGCGGGCGGCGTGGTCGGCAGCGCGGCCGCCGGGTTCGACATCCCCCTCGGACCGCATCTGCTCGTCGTGGGCGCGGCCGTCGCCGTCCCGGCCCTGCTGTGCCTGCCGCACCTGCTGCCCGGCGCGGAGGACAGCGAGCGCGCCGCCGAGTCGGCCGACGGTCGGTCGACCACGGGAGACGCCGCGACGAGCCGAGGCCACATCGGGCGGGTGCTCGTGCTGCTCGGGCTGGTGATGATGGCCGCCTGCGCGGTGGAGGACACGCCCGCGTCGTGGGGCGCGGTGCTGTTGCAGGACTCCTATCACGCTCCGGCGGCGCTGGCGGGCGGCGCCTATGTGGCCTTCCAGTCGGCGATGATGGCGGGCCGACTGCTCGGCGATCGGATGACCGATCGATTCGGGCATCTCCGGGTCGGCAGGGTCGGCGGACTGCTGATCGCCGTTCCGCTGGCGATCGCGCTGCCGCTGGGTTCCACGCCCCTGCTGATCGCGGCCTTCGCGCTGGCCGGGCTGGGCACCGCGACGCTGTTCCCGTCCGCGATCCACGCCGCGGGCAGCATTCCAGGACTTCGCAGCGCGCATGCCGTCGCGGTGGTGTCGTGGTTCGCCCGCGTGGGCTTCCTGATCATGCCTCCGGTGATCGGGATCATCGCCGATGCCGTGGACCTGCGCCAGGCGATGGGCGTGCTGCCCCTGCTCGGGCTGTTCCTCGTCTGGCAGTCCCGGATCTTCGATCCGGCGCGACTGCGTCGCTCGGCGCGGACCTGA